The DNA window ccccCTAGTTTTCGAGATTGTTCATCATTGATACAGCAGAAactttgaaacaaaaaaaaaatcctttttatttttatttttggaattttttatagAAGAAATCGAAATGGGATCATCATCAGAGCAACAAAGTAGTGAAAACTATGATTTTACGTTCAAGATTTTATCGATCGGAGACTCGGGAGTGGGCAAAACTAGCTTGATTGCTAGCTTCATTTCAGCTTTTTCACAATATTCAGCTCCCACCATTGgttcttttattttctctctttaatttttttttgagttatggtttttttttatttgttttatttgtgaagatttttatttgggtttttgtttGAATATATGTTTATAGGAGTGGATTTTAAGATCAAGTTCTTAACAGTTGGTGGAAAGAGATTGAAGCTTACCATTTGGGATACTggtaacatatatatacacttttataATTGCATTAAGTGCTGACAAGTTACTCGAGTTTAATtcgaaacaaaaaattaaaattgactctataatttttctttatttgaagTGAGTTGAATTTTAAGTGTATTAGTGCTTGATTCAATTAGCTCGTGTATTACATaaatttacatatatgtatatgaagtcaagagtgaagttaaaaaaattttgtggccgaattaagttgtatatttttgtaatagcaaaaatataatttcattattttaataatctatatctttataatttttttaaagagataaatcatttttatattatttttgggttaaagtataattttaccatatactaatttaaaattttataaatcgtAACAagactaaaaatgaaaattttcattttaaaatggTCAGGCCCTGCCAACCTCCCCTTTACACTGCCCCTTAGTATAATGATTATTAAGCTCAAAAATCTCAAGTTATAGCGATAAATTAGGCATAAATAATCGAGCTTGAAGTAAAGTATTAAAATTCAGCATAAATAAAGTAAACTcgatctttaaaaataaaacttagcCGAGTTCTAATTTGGAATAACTTgtcaaataaatgaattttaaaatttgattataaaaataagatttattttttattaagtaaaggaggtttaattttcaatttattaaattattaggactgcattaaaaaaattgaatgattgatttgtttgattgaatggtTATGGTAGCCGGCCAAGAAAGGTTCCGAACATTAACAAGCTCTTACTATAGAGGTGCCCATGGGATCATATTTGGTAAGTTCATGgtccaattttcaaatttttataatattactcGTATTTAAGTGTGAGTATTTGATATAGATATATATTTCAACACGAGTATATTCAATCTCTTGATAAGTTTTTTTACGTATTTGAATATTCTCGTATTTAAGTGTGAGTATTTGATATAGATATATATTTCAACACGAGTATATTCAATCTCTTGGTAAGTTTTTTTTACGTATTTGAATATTCTCATATCCATGTCTAGATTTACATTAAGCGCACACGGATAAAGCTCGAAAATTTTTTGAggctataataaaattataaatttttgaaggggCTAAAATATAGTTCTACTATTGTATTAGTTTATACCTTTATAATTTACATAGAggctaaaatataatattttcattattaggCCAAGCCCCCTATCCACTCTTAGATAAACTTGTTTATGGGTCGAGTTATCTGCTCAAAATATAAGTGAGTCTGGATAAAAGAATACGAGCCCGAAAAATAgacttggaaaaaaattaaactctttTATTCTATACTTttgcaatatatttttattttttatgtattacgtaatttatattacataaaatcaaatatataataatacaatactatataaaaattaaaaatatgttaagctttctaaatttaaaatttcgatAATAGAAAACCCATATAGAATATTGaatataaactaaaaataaatatgtttttctaaaataatacgGACAGACCTAAAACGAGCTTAagttaatcatttacaaatatggaTAGGTGTACTAATATCATTCACAGACTCGATTTTgagtattttaataaataaaaaatcgaaGCAACATAAAACCAAGATTAGGAACAGGCTCTGACGCTCATGTTCTAAATATATTCAGATACAGGATATAATCTTCAGAAAATAACCGATGCCTTCTGGATGTAGCTTATGATGTAACACGGAGAGAAACGTTCACAAATTTGTCTGATGTTTGGGCCAAAGAAGTGGAGCTCTATTCTACCAATCAAGACTGTGTCAAGATCCTTGTCGGAAATAAAATTGATCGTGTAAGTCCAATGTTCTCTTTCCACTTCAAAACTATCATTTTATTTGACATATTTGTAGATTATATTTGAAACCCATATATCATAATTGcttcttctttttaaaattttactcggacTCAAATATCAATATTGAATATAGGTCAATTTTTGCTTTTTGATAGAATGATTAGAACTACCCGTAGTCCCtcctcaacccttaaataagaggataatgcgcttcaacgcactcaaaTATAAGTCCTCCTGTACTGGCAATTGAGCTAAAACTCAGTCGGTATCCCAAAAGGTGTTAAATATGAATGTTTTAATAAAATACGAAGAGTCCAAACAATATTATAACTTtgctaaatattttaaaatcaaaggaattttttttttttaacttctaaACATCATCTCAATAAATATGCACAAAGCTAAGGACAAGCAAAAGCTCTCTTAGTTAAATAGGTAGTTTCATTTGCGATCCCTCTCAAATATTAATAACTATTAAAAGGGGCTTTGTAGTTTGTCTCCCTTttgataaatggaaaaattacttTTTGCCCCCTCCCCCATAATTGAGGTATTTTCTTTTATATGATTTGTTTAGGAATCTGAAAGGGCTGTAAGTAAAGAAGAAGGGATTGAACTTGCAAAAGAGCTTGGATGTACGTTCATTGAATGCAGTGCTAAAACAGGACAAAACGTCCAACAATGCTTTGAGGACCTTTCACTCAAGGTAACATGTTTTTTTTCTAACATCAAGACGAGTTCAGAAATTTGCTTTAAAGATATTAGGAATGGATCATAAATTATTAGGactcaaagtataattttaccattatattaatatgtaatttcataaatatttgaaaaacaaaatgatAAATCTACCATTTTAGGGGAGACAAGGTCACTGCCTGCCCCCTtttcctttatatatataatgttattcATATCCATCACTCATCGATTATGGATCATCATACAGATAATGGAAGTTCGTAGTCTTTTGGAAAAAGGGTCGACTGGTGGAAAAGGACACATCTTAAAGCCACAACCAGCTGGAAACCCGGGGCCAGGGCTGAGGCGGCCGGGGCCACCTCCTGACTGTTGTGCTTAGATTGCAGCATTAATGCTAGTATTTTAACCATCTTAGGGTTTtcttcacacacatatatacatgatatacTGGTGTTGCTTTCGATGGAGTTCTTGCCTCCGTTAATTGGTTTAATTCCAAAATTCATCTCTTTACTTTATGATAATTAAAAAGCTagtattttaactttaatttatcataatttagtcctttcattTTATGAAAACTAATCCATTTGGACAATAACACTGTTAAACTTAGTTGCTAGATCTTTGATTTGGAAGTCTACAGTTTAATAATCTATATGCATAAATTCTTCTTGGTTAATTTTTATCCATGGTGTTTATGGTCAAGTTAAACCgagatttgattttaaaattttacccaaattttaatatgactcaGCTCGACTTACCTAAAAAACCTTATGTTATtgagatttaattttaaatacaaaaatttttaaattttaaattatttacattcGAGTGAAGCCGAATCATGAACAAAAATTCTTTGTCGAAACCTAGCTCATATACAACTCTATTTATATCTAGCCTGCCAAAAACAATGCTTATATGTTAATTTTGGATTCGATATTTTTATACATGTATTGTTGTAATGGACTTAGATCCGAATACGGCCCAAAGGAGCTTAAGGTCCAATAGATGTATTGTCTAAACGAGCTTGGTCTGTTCAAGGTCTAAAAGTACCACGTGGCACAAAACAGATACTAGATCTGATCATGGGTCAAGTTACTAGATTCGAGTTAAAGATATGTTCGAAAAGTggagggtttgagtaaaaatataggctcgaaaaataggcTTAGATTATAAAATAAGACTCGTCTAGAAAACGGGTTGAGCCTCGGGTAAGTTTTTTTACCTGGGCCGGACCcaaaaaaactattattattttgccattgttttgctaccatttcgctattatattgctactattttgttgttattatttagatattgtataactcttatattatattttttaaatttgtttttatacaaaaataataatataaaaaagtttaatatAGGTGGGCAAAGCTGGACCGAgcttgattttaatatttttatctgaattagacttgaacaaaattttaaacccattttttagATCGGGCTTAAGTCTAAAATTTTAGACCGACACAGTACATGATTAGCTCTAAGAAATAcaacttaaaaaagaaaattctacACGTCAAACAAGTAGACACGTAGAATGAACTAATAACGATGTTAACAAATACGAGACGTCCCATCATCCACAGATGGATTGTCTTAATCACAACACTAATTGTCATTAGCTTAATTAAATTAGATGAGCGGCCCTAATTGCTTTACTTAAATGGCTAATATGCCATTAAGCTTAAGCTTTACCAACCATGACTTGCCAATTAGCATATTATAAGGTTATTATCACTAGCAATGTTATTTGGAATATGCTTTGGATAAACAAATCCTAGAttcttctttaattaattaagcattttcaaaaataatgataattgcTTTTTAGGTAGCCCATTTCctattaataataacaaaaagttatgaattatataaatatatatacatatatatataaatagaatttatttttatatactaaaATTCATCATACCTAACATATGggtgaaaatattattttctaaaaaaataaatataatattaaagtaaaataaaaaaaaagtatagataagtgattatgtttaaataattatttatttattaaataagaaaaacattttaatgaCTAATTGGTATTGAGTTAACTCGTGATACCAAATTCATGCAGGGACAGAATCATAAATTGTTTTTTTGgtagaattaaattattttttttttataattatctaTATCCAGAAAGCCATATACTTTGGAAAAAGCTTGTACAGTGGGAAGGGGTTTTGATTGATCGATCAAAAAGAAGAATCTACTTCAACCGATATGCCCTTAGGCACGGCCATGCATAACATAGAAACCACACTTGGAAGGGGTGGACAATTAGCTAGAGCAGCGGGTGCTGTTGCGAAACTGATTGCAAAGGAGGGGAAATCGGCCACATTAAAATTACCTTCTGGGGAGGTCCGTTTGATATCCAAAAACTGCTCAGCAACTGTCGGACAGGTGGGGAATGTTGGGGTGAACCAGAAAAGTTCGGGTAGAGCCGGATCTAAATATTGGCTAGGTAAGCGTCCTGTAGTAAGAGGAGTAGTTATGAACCCTGTAGACCATCCCCATGGGGGTGGTGAAGGGAGCACTCCAATTGGTAGAAAAAATCCCGCAACCCCTTGGGGTTATCCTCTACTTGGAAGAAGAAGTAGAAGAATGAATAAATATAGTGATAATTTGATTCTTCGTCGACGGAGTAAATAGGAGAGATTATTTCTTTCTTCGACTTTACaagaacaaaaatatatttttttaaatgactaATAAAAAAACCTTCTTGTagtaaatcatttattaaaaaatatttaagaaaacatTATTGTTTTGTTCACCTATAAATTCTATTTAATAATCAATGAAGCAAGTGGTTAAGAAGCTTTGGTTTGGTTCAAAGTTTAAACCTTATATATTATTAAGTTTGCATCACATAATTAAATATTGGTggacatattttaacattaatatatgttttgtattggaattattctctttaatttaattttatataatctaGTCTCTCCGTTTTTataaagattcaaattgacaataTCGTTAGTTGTTGTGAAGTGATAACATGAAAATATTTTTACTATCAGTCAAACATGTAGTTGGAGATCTAACTGATCATATCTAACTGATAATAATTTTAGATATTCGTTTACTGCTTAaggtatttcttttaaagaaaaatctgtattaaaactttaaacaACAACTAATATTATCAATTGTAAAAATAGAAGACTATTTTATACCAAATTAATTAAATCTCGAATTTTCAACAGAGGTACTAAAATTAGAATTAgatatattttacaattaaatttagaTCTAATTATGCTTTTAGTCCTCGTACTCTTTAGAATGTTGAAATTTAATggctatattttttaattttaagaatttaatttctctacttgtttgatttaaaaaattatagtcTAATTAATAACTCTGTTAATCggcttttattcaatttgactaTGAGTTATGAAttagactttaatttttaaacaagatatttgaatataaaatacCACATATATATGGCAAACAAAGATTAATAGTGCTATTAATTGGTGTTTGACTTTCAAATCAGACAAATagaaggattaaatttcaaaagtGAAAGACAACAGGGACTGATGGCAGAATTAAaccttaaatttaaataaaataatgtcaACCACCGGGTCTTATTCTACGTGTCCGAATCATATTGCGTGGTGACAATGAATCTAATATCTGACGAGTCACCCAGTCAGAAAACTTAtcctttttcttttggttaaaaTCGTCTTAAAGTCCTTATACTCTTTGTACATGTTGAATTTAGTCCCTTAtactttcaagaatttagtctctatactttttatatttcaaaatcggttaaaattcttctattaaatttactagtgtaacattttaaaataaataaaatgctcACTTGATAGCCATGTAACAGAAATAACAttgtaataaacttgaatttaacaaaagaattttaacTGTGTCAACAATTAGATCTgcatttttaaatctaaaaaatataaggactaaattcctaaaattgAGAATAGTGGGTCTAAATTCCAACCATATGAAAAGTAAAAGGACTCAGAGCATTCTTTAAccttattcattttcattttttttctaaaaaatagtaattttaagaaatatttcCCTGGATGTTTCGAGGAATGGGACCCAATGCCGCACATTACGTTGCTCTTACCCAACATGAAACACGTGTCAATTACTTATTCACGTGaagcaaaaaatttaaaaaaattaaagaaaaaacaaaattttaaataataaagggtttttttttacaaaataaagtataaatatatatatcaatattttattaataatgaaacccaaagttaattaaaaaaaattaaccacaACTCGACATCAATAGCGAAGATAGAAAAACTGTcgaaattaagttatatatttttgtaaagttaaaatataattttattattttaatagtttataacttttaaattttgaagagttaaatcaaaattttatcatttgaaggTCAAATACAAATTTACCGTATACTAActtaagattttataaattttgaaagaacaaaatttaaatttgtaaatttaaaaatttgcaatttaaatttattattatgaaaataataaagggacccaaatcaaaatttgacctttattaattaattttaactttcACAAAATTCAGGTCTAAAAAgtaaattacacaaaatttaactAACTTGAAGCGGTAACCATGGACCGTCCCTTTTATATATAAGTAAACAGGGCTGAGAACTGAAAATACACTCCGATCTTCACTCTCCATTTCCCGTCCGCTTGATTTCCATTAGA is part of the Gossypium hirsutum isolate 1008001.06 chromosome D11, Gossypium_hirsutum_v2.1, whole genome shotgun sequence genome and encodes:
- the LOC107898799 gene encoding ras-related protein RABC2a isoform X2, producing MGSSSEQQSSENYDFTFKILSIGDSGVGKTSLIASFISAFSQYSAPTIGVDFKIKFLTVGGKRLKLTIWDTAYDVTRRETFTNLSDVWAKEVELYSTNQDCVKILVGNKIDRESERAVSKEEGIELAKELGCTFIECSAKTGQNVQQCFEDLSLKIMEVRSLLEKGSTGGKGHILKPQPAGNPGPGLRRPGPPPDCCA
- the LOC107898799 gene encoding ras-related protein RABC2a isoform X1; translated protein: MGSSSEQQSSENYDFTFKILSIGDSGVGKTSLIASFISAFSQYSAPTIGVDFKIKFLTVGGKRLKLTIWDTAGQERFRTLTSSYYRGAHGIIFAYDVTRRETFTNLSDVWAKEVELYSTNQDCVKILVGNKIDRESERAVSKEEGIELAKELGCTFIECSAKTGQNVQQCFEDLSLKIMEVRSLLEKGSTGGKGHILKPQPAGNPGPGLRRPGPPPDCCA
- the LOC121223570 gene encoding 50S ribosomal protein L2, chloroplastic-like; protein product: MPLGTAMHNIETTLGRGGQLARAAGAVAKLIAKEGKSATLKLPSGEVRLISKNCSATVGQVGNVGVNQKSSGRAGSKYWLGKRPVVRGVVMNPVDHPHGGGEGSTPIGRKNPATPWGYPLLGRRSRRMNKYSDNLILRRRSK